The following proteins come from a genomic window of Fretibacterium sp. OH1220_COT-178:
- a CDS encoding ferritin, producing MISEKMVAAINDQIKAEFDSAYIYLGMAAYFEDSNLPGMAHWMKKQYHEELEHAEKLIEHLYERGARVKIAEIAKPRESYDGPLSVFKESLKHEQYVTDRIHKLMDQAIQEKDHATCSMLKWFVDEQVEEEANADAIVHKLEFVGDSNSSLYLLDKELGAR from the coding sequence ATGATCTCTGAGAAAATGGTGGCTGCGATTAACGATCAGATCAAGGCCGAGTTCGATTCCGCCTATATCTACCTGGGCATGGCCGCGTATTTCGAGGACAGCAACCTGCCCGGCATGGCTCATTGGATGAAGAAGCAGTATCACGAGGAGCTCGAGCACGCCGAGAAGCTCATCGAGCACCTCTACGAGCGGGGAGCCCGCGTGAAGATCGCCGAGATCGCCAAGCCGAGGGAGAGCTACGACGGCCCTCTGAGCGTCTTCAAGGAGTCCCTCAAGCACGAGCAGTACGTGACGGACCGCATCCACAAGCTGATGGACCAGGCGATCCAGGAGAAGGACCACGCAACCTGTTCCATGCTCAAGTGGTTCGTCGACGAGCAGGTCGAGGAGGAGGCGAACGCCGACGCCATCGTCCACAAATTGGAGTTTGTCGGAGACTCCAACTCCAGCTTGTACCTTCTGGACAAGGAGTTGGGCGCTCGTTAG
- a CDS encoding desulfoferrodoxin: protein MERLSILKCDKCGCMVEVLNTGCGEISCCGDAMKLLKENTTDAAQEKHVPVFEGSEVKVGSVAHPMAEEHYIEWIEVICGDKICRRFLKPGEEPKAEFSGSCNCSKTIAREYCNLHGLWKGEK from the coding sequence ATGGAGAGACTGAGTATACTCAAATGTGACAAATGCGGCTGCATGGTGGAGGTGCTCAACACCGGCTGTGGAGAGATTTCCTGCTGTGGAGATGCCATGAAGCTGCTGAAGGAAAACACCACCGACGCCGCTCAGGAGAAGCACGTGCCCGTGTTCGAGGGCAGCGAGGTCAAGGTGGGGAGCGTCGCCCATCCGATGGCCGAGGAGCACTACATCGAGTGGATCGAGGTCATCTGCGGCGACAAGATCTGCCGCCGTTTCCTGAAGCCGGGCGAGGAGCCGAAGGCCGAATTTTCCGGTTCCTGCAACTGCTCCAAGACCATCGCCCGGGAATACTGCAACCTGCACGGACTTTGGAAGGGAGAGAAATAG